The following proteins are encoded in a genomic region of Methylibium petroleiphilum PM1:
- a CDS encoding LysE family translocator: protein MLGVADYGAFVVTVIVFLAIPGPGNLALITSTGKGGLRGGFAATLGVIAGDQLLMWLAVAGVAALLQAAPVVFGAVQWVGAAYLAYIGWRLITSRPGDAPVLQILPRHYFRQACMITLLNPKAIVFYMAFFPLFVDPARHQGLPTFGLMAATIAVLTFLYGAIVVLLTHRLADRLRASPRITKALERLAGALLIGFGVKLVLSR, encoded by the coding sequence ATGCTCGGAGTGGCCGATTACGGCGCGTTCGTCGTCACGGTGATCGTTTTCCTGGCGATCCCGGGCCCGGGCAATCTGGCGCTGATCACCTCCACCGGCAAGGGCGGGCTGCGCGGCGGCTTCGCTGCGACGCTGGGCGTCATCGCCGGCGACCAGTTGCTGATGTGGCTGGCGGTGGCCGGTGTGGCCGCGCTGTTGCAGGCCGCCCCGGTGGTGTTCGGCGCGGTGCAGTGGGTGGGCGCCGCCTACCTGGCCTACATCGGCTGGCGGCTGATCACCAGCCGGCCCGGTGATGCACCGGTGCTGCAGATCCTGCCGCGGCACTACTTCCGCCAAGCCTGCATGATCACCCTGCTCAACCCCAAGGCCATCGTGTTCTACATGGCGTTCTTCCCGCTGTTCGTCGACCCGGCGCGTCACCAGGGCCTGCCGACCTTCGGCCTGATGGCGGCCACGATTGCCGTGCTGACCTTTCTCTACGGTGCCATCGTGGTCCTGCTGACGCACCGGCTGGCCGACAGGCTGCGCGCCAGCCCGCGCATCACCAAGGCGCTGGAGCGGCTGGCGGGCGCGCTGCTGATCGGTTTCGGCGTGAAGCTGGTGCTGAGCCGGTAG
- a CDS encoding amine dehydrogenase large subunit: MKFHCPRGVTLLPAFAISLVVGLQAAPAQAAGEAGLAYVSNQNGELSVIDLATMEVTKEFSSPGKEPRGLGVTADGKLLVTANRADGNISVIDRETGKLLSTVVIGKNPEFVRTRGHMAFVSFEPASDGKPPPKPGSPEAMAAEKAKDDDDESPAYVAVVDLKAGKVLRRIRGGLETEGIEFSADGKHILVTNEEDDNITVHNIATGKKVKTVDVKPYGDRPRGIKRAPDGKSYVATIEHGNTLVVMDDKYKVVKSVPTGDTPYGLAFDRSGERLFVANAKSKTLQVYNAKTYETIKTIPTGERCWHFTFTPDDKQILIACGRSHEVVVIDATTLEPTKRIADKKLPWGIVTYPKSVGSLDWPE; the protein is encoded by the coding sequence ATGAAATTCCATTGCCCGCGTGGCGTCACGCTGCTGCCTGCCTTCGCGATCTCGCTGGTTGTCGGGCTCCAGGCAGCGCCGGCCCAGGCAGCCGGCGAAGCCGGCCTGGCTTACGTCAGCAACCAGAACGGCGAACTGTCGGTGATCGACCTCGCCACGATGGAAGTCACCAAGGAGTTCAGCAGTCCGGGCAAGGAACCGCGCGGCCTCGGCGTCACCGCCGACGGCAAGCTGCTGGTCACCGCGAATCGCGCCGATGGCAACATCTCGGTGATCGACCGCGAGACCGGCAAGCTGCTGAGCACCGTCGTGATCGGCAAGAACCCCGAGTTCGTGCGGACCCGCGGCCACATGGCCTTCGTGTCCTTCGAACCGGCCTCCGACGGCAAACCGCCGCCGAAGCCGGGCTCGCCGGAGGCGATGGCTGCGGAGAAGGCCAAGGATGACGACGATGAGAGCCCTGCTTACGTCGCCGTGGTGGATCTGAAGGCCGGGAAGGTGCTGCGGCGCATCCGCGGGGGGCTCGAGACCGAGGGCATCGAGTTCTCTGCCGACGGCAAGCACATCCTCGTGACCAACGAGGAAGATGACAACATCACGGTCCACAATATCGCGACCGGGAAGAAGGTCAAGACCGTCGATGTCAAGCCGTATGGCGATCGGCCGCGCGGCATCAAGCGCGCGCCGGACGGCAAGTCCTATGTGGCCACCATCGAGCACGGCAACACGCTGGTGGTGATGGACGACAAGTACAAGGTCGTCAAGTCGGTCCCGACCGGCGACACGCCGTACGGGCTCGCCTTCGACCGTAGCGGCGAGCGCCTGTTCGTGGCCAATGCGAAGAGCAAGACGCTGCAGGTCTACAACGCCAAGACCTACGAGACCATCAAGACCATTCCGACCGGTGAGCGCTGCTGGCATTTCACCTTCACCCCGGACGACAAGCAGATCCTGATCGCCTGCGGCCGCTCGCACGAGGTGGTGGTGATCGATGCCACGACGCTGGAGCCCACCAAGCGCATCGCCGACAAGAAGCTGCCTTGGGGCATAGTCACGTATCCCAAGTCGGTCGGCAGCCTCGACTGGCCGGAGTGA